In Vibrio coralliilyticus, the following are encoded in one genomic region:
- a CDS encoding lytic polysaccharide monooxygenase: MKINKKNTVLQLSLLTAALSSVYVTPVSAHGYMVSPQDYANSCYENTTTDPSLCNSTVKNQKNEINSGSAAGDHQAVIKDEELCSASKGGDYSVLDIPSANRYATEIELDENGEFEITYMHTAVHKTWYWDLFVTRDGFNPDTDRLTWADLERLTVIDGKGGLPDQVIKYKVKWPEGKTGKHIIYQVWQRPNPDHKAHEVLGVPPQDVWDSPEAFYSCANVIVGDHEPGPDESPWVKSEEFATETIDVASGDQVKARLMYEGYEDFEVLQDITPENEKNDLWKIDLAESINSNQTISQYVQVGVLNDEDEVIISDDPSENNIYYTNENWSHLIEKVDQDANDTSIEWSNKEAEYELAPGETLSIPVEVTVINGKQDVYSYTATLRTVGGEKPEQIIKGTTEQPASFEVNALGNYSVRILSQVDGSIEQAAYEFSVVEEQGEIEYDYLYPEGFGSYVAGDVVKFEGEGIYECFGDWAAHCNDEAFLPGVASDPNWVDQQWRKLD, encoded by the coding sequence ATGAAAATCAATAAGAAAAATACAGTATTGCAGCTGAGTTTACTCACTGCGGCACTGAGCAGTGTTTATGTCACCCCTGTGTCAGCTCATGGCTATATGGTCTCACCACAAGATTATGCGAATAGCTGTTACGAAAACACAACCACAGATCCGAGCTTGTGTAATAGCACTGTCAAAAATCAAAAAAATGAGATTAATAGCGGCAGTGCTGCTGGCGATCACCAAGCAGTCATCAAAGACGAAGAGCTATGTTCAGCTTCTAAAGGTGGCGATTACTCAGTACTTGATATCCCAAGTGCTAACCGATATGCCACTGAAATTGAGCTGGACGAAAATGGCGAATTTGAAATCACCTATATGCACACAGCAGTACACAAAACATGGTATTGGGATCTTTTCGTCACTCGTGACGGCTTTAATCCAGATACGGATAGGTTGACTTGGGCAGACTTGGAAAGGCTTACCGTTATTGACGGTAAAGGAGGTTTACCTGATCAGGTTATTAAGTACAAAGTAAAATGGCCAGAAGGCAAAACGGGCAAACACATTATCTACCAAGTTTGGCAACGCCCTAACCCAGATCATAAAGCTCATGAAGTTTTAGGAGTGCCGCCTCAAGATGTATGGGACAGCCCAGAAGCCTTTTATAGCTGTGCCAACGTTATAGTCGGTGACCACGAACCGGGGCCAGACGAGTCACCATGGGTGAAAAGTGAAGAGTTTGCAACGGAAACAATCGACGTCGCTTCTGGAGACCAAGTCAAGGCTCGTTTGATGTATGAAGGTTATGAAGATTTCGAAGTCTTACAGGATATTACGCCTGAGAACGAAAAAAACGATCTTTGGAAGATTGACTTAGCAGAGTCCATCAACAGTAATCAGACTATTTCACAATATGTGCAAGTGGGTGTATTAAACGATGAAGATGAAGTGATCATCAGTGACGACCCATCAGAGAATAATATCTACTACACCAACGAGAATTGGTCACACTTGATTGAAAAAGTCGATCAGGATGCCAATGACACCTCTATAGAGTGGTCAAACAAAGAAGCAGAGTATGAGTTAGCACCAGGCGAAACTCTTTCTATTCCTGTTGAGGTCACTGTTATCAATGGCAAACAAGATGTTTACTCATATACAGCGACATTGAGAACCGTTGGCGGTGAGAAACCAGAACAAATCATCAAAGGAACAACAGAGCAGCCTGCATCTTTTGAAGTCAATGCATTAGGAAACTATAGCGTTCGAATTCTTAGTCAGGTTGATGGTTCCATTGAACAAGCCGCATACGAATTCTCCGTTGTTGAAGAACAAGGCGAGATTGAGTATGACTACCTATACCCAGAAGGCTTTGGCAGCTACGTGGCCGGTGACGTGGTGAAGTTTGAAGGCGAAGGTATCTACGAATGTTTCGGCGACTGGGCTGCACACTGTAACGACGAAGCGTTCTTACCTGGTGTTGCCAGTGACCCTAACTGGGTCGATCAACAGTGGCGTAAGCTAGATTAA
- a CDS encoding cytochrome-c peroxidase gives MSYYFNVLLALLLLLPSVTFAEEPISAIQELGRHLFFDTRLSVKENRSCALCHSPTHGWSNTFTKTIDINGNHSTLNTPSLLNVSLFTHFSQADPTRKMIDTAITNPMFSTHPIEMGITPKKLISRIAQDSCYPSMFERSFGDKNISVERIVRALKQYLTLITSQESRYLRYRDGDITALTKQEQHGLQLFYSDKLNCSACHGGPLLNQPVNTLSHYQNTGLYGVPNKNGMLSYPIGEPGVRQYTKRWEDDGKFRIPSLINVSNTGPWGHDGSFQSLESVIESYARGGRKLSYGPNKGDGYHHPAKSTLINGFNITTNEKKALIAFLRSLSIDQDWTRYPFNSPFGSSVRTKNEHNSTPSCLHQQQSETILR, from the coding sequence ATGTCGTATTACTTCAACGTCTTATTGGCTCTACTTTTGCTTTTACCTAGTGTCACCTTCGCAGAGGAGCCGATTAGTGCAATACAAGAGCTAGGCCGTCATCTGTTTTTTGATACTCGGTTATCCGTCAAAGAGAACAGAAGCTGCGCACTTTGTCACTCACCCACACATGGCTGGAGTAACACATTTACGAAAACCATCGACATTAATGGCAACCACAGCACGCTAAATACTCCTTCACTGCTCAATGTATCTCTCTTTACTCACTTTTCTCAGGCCGATCCCACTCGCAAGATGATCGACACTGCGATCACCAACCCAATGTTTTCGACTCACCCCATCGAAATGGGTATAACACCGAAAAAGTTGATCTCACGGATAGCTCAAGACAGTTGTTATCCATCGATGTTTGAACGTTCATTTGGTGATAAAAACATCAGCGTAGAGCGCATAGTACGGGCTCTAAAGCAGTACTTAACGCTGATCACTAGCCAAGAGTCACGCTACCTACGGTATAGGGATGGAGATATCACAGCCCTAACAAAACAGGAGCAACATGGCCTGCAGCTCTTCTATAGTGACAAACTCAACTGCTCAGCCTGTCATGGCGGCCCCTTGCTGAATCAACCTGTAAATACCCTAAGCCATTATCAAAATACGGGTCTCTACGGGGTACCTAACAAAAATGGGATGCTCTCCTACCCTATTGGTGAGCCTGGGGTAAGGCAATATACAAAACGATGGGAGGACGATGGGAAGTTTCGCATTCCTTCTTTAATCAATGTATCAAACACTGGGCCTTGGGGACATGACGGTAGCTTCCAATCATTGGAGTCCGTCATAGAGAGTTATGCCAGAGGCGGAAGAAAACTTAGCTATGGGCCGAATAAGGGCGATGGTTACCATCACCCGGCCAAAAGTACTCTAATTAATGGATTTAATATAACGACCAATGAGAAAAAAGCGCTCATTGCTTTTCTTCGCTCGTTATCTATCGACCAAGACTGGACACGCTATCCATTTAATTCACCATTCGGTTCCTCTGTTAGGACCAAGAATGAGCACAATTCAACACCATCATGCCTACATCAACAACAATCGGAAACAATATTAAGATGA
- a CDS encoding VCBS domain-containing protein, protein MATNDKKDRKSNANVNKEEAPSKNKTAASKVRLFSRLNIKVPLPREIAMILPSLMLSKETDNVSNESHTGEQPYDSSSVVKNETVQTSHDTPNTPAPKASLKSEEAVAEMEEKGHLQDSLSVTPSHHLSTKQHPLVHQITNHVPHTDTPNTVTTKPSTPLQTPALTSQSQITYIDETMKGKYGSLHINSDGSYTFTLDPKSPAYIALQKQEPGTDTFTVHLSNGTDVVIQVPVQGHQDSPSISGDLRGSVIEDRNVDSHGLITTSGKIDVIDPDHDESAVQAETLKGKFGTLTIDAQGHWQYQVNNSQSNIQALTSQTELHESFTIHTKDGTSQVVNMSIGGTDDHASISGGFGSITEDKQTFVSGQLSIQDPDANQDYFIAGQQAGVYGALEFNKDGSWRYILDNNKAAVQYLNQSEHHQEVFTIQSAAGTRHSITIKVEGSNDVPTLSAQSHAVTEDGKRLTGQMQGHDIDHGATLTYSIAQPIDGLTFNPDGSYSFDPTNAAYQHLTSGQKDTLTIPVTVTDEHGASATQNLEIVITGANDAAKVTGVDTGNVHENQAGQDMSPDYAQPGMSKISHDALYASGQLSIADLDAGEAKFDTKGGIYSYHGQYGHLLLREDGHWDYKVAAGQTDWLRQGATTTVGTTIDKLGAGETLTDTITIQTKDGTTHDIVITIHGDNDAPYVSSEVQLNSGKEDIAQTITAADLLANTIDVDHNDQGQLSIANLIADHGSIKDNQDGTYTFTPDKDYNGQVHFTYDVKDAHSGVTHTGANMTLAPVGDAATITGTDTGSITEDKHVLPDSMHRIQVVGSLSVSDPDAGEDHFKASGAFGHERAISDPFQGEMHIDRHGNWDYVLANGNPAVQALKQGETKDVIYEVHSADGTPHRITITVTGTDDAPTVSSSVTLTAGKEDTVVTLQASDLLAHASDIDHDAQLSIHNLSVDHGQVIDNHDGTFRFTPDKDYTGPVQFSYQIQDEHGASVQQTASMNLAPQDDAAVFSGQDTGNVTEDYKPYSAVNGNYAFTIQAQGSLTATDPDLNESGFEFKTLVTSSLHPEWAPYTSSLGGKLEITPDGSWSYYIDNRKPEVQQLGKDETLTDTVTVHSKDGTTHDIVITIHGTNDAPTISSEVQLNSGKEDIAQTITATELLANAIDVDHNDQGQLSIANLVADHGSIKDNHDGTYTFTPDKDYNGQVHFTYDVKDAHSGVTHTGATMTLAPVGDAATITGTDTGSITEDKHVLPDSMHRIQVVGSLSVSDPDAGEDHFRTSGAFGHERAISDPFQGEMHIDRHGNWDYVLANGNPAVQALKQGETKDVIYEVHSADGTPHRITITVTGTNDAPTVSSSVTLAAGKEDTAVTLQASDLLAHASDIDHDAQLSIHSLSADHGQVTDNHDGTFRFTPDKDYTGPVQFSYQVQDEHGASVQQTASMNLAAVNDAATIGGKDTGDVTEDRNLASSVSGLAGQLDTYGTLTVTDPDAGQSEFDAKLLANSYHTQLGGRLYINDRGDWGYSIDNSKPAIQQLGQGETLTDTVTVHSKDGTTHDIVITIHGDNDAPYVSSEVQLNSGKEDIAQTITVRELLANAVDVDHNDQGQLSIANLVADHGSVKDNHDGTYTFTPDKDYNGQVHFTYDVKDTNGGEVRTGASTTLLPTNDAAVFSGQDTGDVTEDYKPNASVVGNYSYTIQAHGMLTATDSDLGESGFEFNTLISVPMHPEWAPYTSSLGGKLEIGPKGDWGYYIDNRKPEIQQLGENETLTDTVTVHSKDGTTHDIVITIHGTNDAPAVSSEVQLNSGKEGTVQTITASDLLANASDIDSNDKGQLSVDNLVADHGSIRDNQDGTYTFTPNKGYNGQVHFTYNVQDAHSGATHASASMTLTSLAPTPVSQSDETVDQQVPTVDVILSPDEVTDEQTAPPTGEGNSHHGAAAYLSALGLNSEQASTETSTPTPSELPNDIDIVLTEGEHTELQEQAVDTDMLEPKHDQTDDSDNKHQDLINPDEHHDHTDPSHLIDPY, encoded by the coding sequence ATGGCGACTAATGACAAAAAAGACAGAAAATCGAATGCTAACGTTAACAAGGAGGAAGCCCCCTCAAAGAACAAAACAGCGGCTAGTAAAGTTCGATTGTTCTCACGCCTAAACATTAAGGTTCCACTTCCTCGTGAGATCGCCATGATTCTGCCTTCTCTCATGCTAAGTAAAGAAACAGATAATGTTTCGAATGAATCTCATACTGGTGAACAGCCATACGATTCAAGCTCTGTGGTAAAAAATGAAACAGTTCAAACAAGCCATGACACTCCAAATACTCCGGCGCCAAAAGCGAGTCTAAAGAGCGAAGAAGCCGTTGCTGAAATGGAAGAAAAGGGGCATCTCCAAGACTCTTTGTCTGTAACGCCATCTCATCATCTATCAACTAAACAACATCCGCTTGTGCATCAGATTACCAACCATGTCCCCCACACTGACACACCAAACACCGTTACTACAAAACCGTCAACACCACTGCAAACGCCAGCGCTAACTTCGCAATCTCAAATAACCTATATAGATGAGACAATGAAAGGTAAATACGGGTCTTTACATATCAATAGCGACGGTAGTTACACATTCACACTGGATCCAAAATCTCCAGCTTACATTGCTCTACAGAAACAGGAGCCAGGAACTGATACATTCACTGTTCACTTGTCGAATGGAACAGATGTTGTCATTCAAGTTCCGGTTCAGGGGCACCAAGATTCACCAAGCATATCAGGTGATCTTAGAGGTAGTGTTATTGAAGATCGTAATGTCGACTCACATGGCTTGATCACTACCTCGGGCAAAATCGATGTGATTGACCCTGACCATGATGAGAGCGCCGTTCAAGCTGAAACTCTCAAAGGGAAATTTGGTACATTAACAATCGACGCCCAAGGTCACTGGCAGTATCAGGTCAACAATTCGCAAAGCAACATTCAAGCACTAACCAGTCAAACTGAATTGCATGAATCGTTTACCATCCACACTAAAGATGGCACATCTCAAGTCGTCAACATGTCGATTGGTGGCACCGACGATCACGCATCGATTAGCGGTGGATTTGGCTCCATTACTGAAGATAAACAAACCTTTGTGAGTGGTCAGCTATCAATACAAGACCCAGATGCCAATCAAGATTACTTTATTGCTGGTCAACAAGCGGGGGTATATGGTGCTTTAGAGTTCAACAAAGACGGTTCATGGCGCTACATTCTCGATAATAATAAAGCGGCAGTTCAATATCTCAATCAATCTGAACACCACCAAGAAGTATTTACCATTCAGTCTGCGGCCGGAACAAGACATTCAATCACCATCAAAGTTGAAGGAAGCAATGACGTTCCCACCCTCTCCGCTCAATCTCATGCCGTAACCGAAGATGGAAAGCGGTTAACGGGACAAATGCAAGGTCATGATATCGACCATGGTGCAACATTAACCTATTCAATAGCTCAACCGATTGATGGCTTAACCTTCAATCCAGATGGTAGTTATAGCTTTGACCCAACCAATGCGGCTTATCAACACCTTACAAGTGGGCAAAAAGATACGCTCACTATTCCTGTTACAGTCACTGATGAACACGGCGCGAGTGCCACGCAAAACCTTGAGATAGTGATTACTGGTGCTAACGATGCTGCCAAAGTGACGGGTGTTGATACAGGTAACGTTCATGAAAATCAGGCGGGTCAGGATATGTCACCGGACTATGCCCAACCTGGCATGTCGAAAATTAGTCATGATGCTCTATATGCAAGTGGCCAACTGTCCATTGCCGACCTAGATGCAGGTGAAGCCAAGTTCGATACTAAAGGCGGCATCTATTCCTATCACGGCCAGTATGGCCACCTCCTACTTCGAGAGGATGGCCATTGGGACTACAAGGTTGCAGCAGGCCAGACTGATTGGCTAAGGCAAGGTGCGACTACCACTGTGGGAACAACCATAGATAAGTTAGGCGCAGGTGAAACACTAACCGATACCATCACCATTCAAACCAAAGATGGAACGACTCACGACATTGTCATTACCATCCATGGCGACAACGATGCGCCTTATGTTTCGAGTGAAGTGCAACTCAACTCGGGCAAAGAGGATATCGCTCAAACTATTACAGCAGCAGATTTGTTGGCTAATACCATCGATGTTGACCATAACGACCAAGGCCAACTGAGTATCGCCAATCTCATCGCCGACCATGGCTCAATTAAAGATAACCAAGACGGTACTTATACTTTCACTCCCGATAAAGACTATAACGGACAAGTACACTTCACCTACGATGTGAAAGACGCACATTCTGGTGTGACGCATACTGGGGCAAACATGACCTTAGCTCCAGTAGGTGACGCTGCAACAATTACGGGTACCGATACCGGTTCAATAACCGAAGATAAGCACGTTCTCCCCGATTCAATGCATCGTATTCAAGTGGTTGGCAGTCTTTCCGTATCCGACCCTGATGCTGGCGAAGACCACTTTAAAGCATCGGGAGCTTTTGGACATGAAAGGGCCATCAGTGACCCCTTCCAAGGAGAAATGCATATCGACCGTCATGGCAATTGGGATTACGTTTTGGCAAATGGTAACCCGGCGGTCCAAGCCCTTAAGCAAGGTGAAACCAAAGATGTCATCTACGAGGTTCACTCTGCGGATGGCACACCGCACCGTATTACGATTACCGTTACAGGCACCGATGATGCTCCAACGGTGTCGTCATCAGTCACATTGACTGCGGGAAAAGAAGACACAGTCGTGACCTTGCAAGCCTCTGACTTACTTGCTCATGCCAGTGATATTGACCATGACGCACAACTCAGCATACACAATCTCTCTGTCGACCACGGACAAGTTATAGACAACCATGATGGCACTTTCCGTTTTACACCTGATAAGGATTACACTGGTCCAGTCCAGTTTAGCTACCAAATACAAGATGAACATGGTGCATCTGTACAGCAAACCGCCTCGATGAACTTAGCGCCGCAAGATGATGCTGCGGTGTTTAGTGGGCAAGATACAGGGAACGTGACCGAGGACTATAAACCATACTCAGCGGTCAACGGTAATTATGCATTCACAATTCAAGCTCAAGGTTCGTTAACAGCGACTGATCCTGACCTAAACGAATCAGGTTTTGAGTTTAAAACGTTAGTTACTTCGTCATTACACCCTGAGTGGGCGCCGTATACCTCATCATTAGGTGGCAAACTTGAAATAACTCCTGATGGCAGTTGGTCTTACTATATCGATAATCGGAAACCTGAAGTTCAACAGTTGGGAAAAGATGAAACCTTAACGGACACCGTTACCGTTCATTCTAAAGATGGTACCACCCACGATATCGTCATCACCATTCATGGAACCAACGATGCACCAACTATATCGAGTGAGGTACAACTTAATTCGGGCAAAGAGGACATCGCTCAAACCATTACCGCTACGGAGTTATTAGCAAATGCAATCGATGTTGATCACAACGACCAAGGTCAACTGAGTATCGCCAATCTCGTTGCCGACCATGGTTCAATCAAAGATAACCACGACGGTACTTATACCTTTACCCCCGATAAAGACTACAACGGGCAAGTACATTTCACCTACGATGTCAAAGACGCGCATTCAGGTGTGACGCATACGGGGGCGACCATGACCTTGGCTCCAGTAGGTGACGCTGCAACAATTACGGGTACCGATACCGGTTCAATAACCGAAGATAAGCACGTTCTCCCCGATTCAATGCATCGTATTCAAGTGGTTGGCAGTCTTTCCGTATCCGACCCTGATGCTGGCGAAGACCACTTTAGAACATCGGGAGCTTTTGGACATGAAAGGGCCATCAGTGACCCCTTCCAAGGAGAAATGCACATCGACCGTCATGGCAATTGGGATTACGTTTTGGCAAATGGTAACCCGGCGGTCCAAGCCCTTAAGCAAGGTGAAACCAAAGATGTTATCTACGAGGTTCACTCTGCGGATGGTACTCCGCACCGTATTACGATTACTGTTACAGGCACCAATGATGCCCCGACGGTGTCGTCATCAGTCACATTGGCTGCGGGAAAAGAAGACACAGCGGTGACCTTGCAAGCCTCTGACTTACTTGCTCATGCCAGTGATATTGACCATGACGCACAACTGAGCATACACAGCCTCTCTGCCGACCACGGACAAGTTACAGACAACCATGATGGTACTTTCCGTTTTACACCTGATAAGGATTACACTGGTCCAGTCCAGTTTAGTTACCAAGTACAAGATGAGCATGGTGCGTCTGTACAGCAAACCGCCTCCATGAACTTAGCGGCGGTGAATGATGCTGCAACGATCGGAGGAAAAGATACGGGCGATGTCACCGAAGACCGTAATTTGGCTTCGAGCGTGTCAGGATTAGCCGGACAGTTGGACACATATGGCACTCTAACAGTCACGGACCCAGATGCGGGCCAATCGGAGTTTGATGCCAAGCTGCTAGCTAACTCGTATCATACCCAGCTTGGTGGACGTTTGTACATCAATGACAGAGGCGATTGGGGGTACTCAATTGACAACAGCAAACCAGCTATCCAACAACTTGGGCAAGGGGAAACGCTCACTGATACCGTTACCGTTCACTCCAAAGATGGCACCACTCACGACATTGTCATCACCATCCATGGCGACAACGATGCGCCTTATGTTTCGAGTGAAGTGCAACTCAACTCGGGCAAAGAGGACATCGCTCAAACCATTACAGTTAGGGAGTTATTAGCAAATGCAGTCGATGTTGATCACAACGACCAAGGTCAACTGAGTATCGCCAATCTCGTTGCCGACCATGGCTCAGTCAAAGATAACCACGACGGTACTTATACATTTACCCCCGATAAAGACTACAACGGTCAAGTTCACTTTACCTACGATGTGAAGGATACAAACGGGGGTGAAGTCCGCACAGGGGCTAGTACTACCCTCTTACCAACTAACGATGCTGCAGTATTTAGTGGTCAAGATACAGGCGATGTAACGGAAGATTACAAACCCAATGCTTCTGTTGTCGGAAACTATTCATACACAATCCAAGCTCATGGTATGCTCACAGCGACAGATTCAGATCTTGGCGAATCAGGATTTGAATTTAACACATTAATATCTGTACCTATGCACCCTGAATGGGCACCTTACACATCATCGTTAGGCGGTAAACTCGAAATAGGTCCAAAAGGCGATTGGGGTTATTACATTGATAATCGTAAGCCTGAAATACAACAACTAGGTGAGAATGAAACCTTGACCGATACCGTGACCGTACACTCAAAGGATGGTACTACCCATGACATTGTGATCACAATTCATGGCACTAATGACGCCCCTGCTGTATCAAGTGAGGTTCAGTTAAACTCTGGCAAAGAAGGCACCGTTCAAACCATCACCGCGTCTGATTTGTTAGCAAACGCTAGTGATATTGATAGTAACGACAAGGGACAATTATCGGTTGACAACTTAGTTGCTGACCATGGCTCCATTCGAGATAACCAAGACGGGACTTATACGTTCACCCCCAATAAAGGTTACAACGGTCAAGTACACTTTACCTACAATGTCCAAGATGCACACTCTGGTGCAACACACGCCAGTGCAAGTATGACGCTAACATCACTAGCTCCCACGCCAGTTAGCCAATCTGATGAGACGGTAGATCAACAAGTACCAACCGTTGATGTCATACTTTCTCCTGATGAAGTTACCGATGAACAAACCGCTCCGCCAACAGGTGAAGGCAATTCACACCACGGCGCAGCTGCATATCTCTCTGCTCTCGGCTTAAACTCCGAACAAGCTTCTACAGAAACATCAACACCAACACCATCTGAGTTGCCAAATGATATTGATATTGTATTGACTGAAGGAGAACATACTGAGCTCCAAGAGCAAGCCGTGGATACAGACATGTTAGAACCAAAACATGACCAAACTGATGACAGCGATAACAAGCATCAGGATCTAATAAACCCTGACGAACACCATGATCATACTGACCCTAGCCACTTAATTGATCCTTATTAA
- a CDS encoding HlyD family type I secretion periplasmic adaptor subunit: MAEHKYGELVESSVTSKSLLIATWAVAICVVTFVVWSLVTQVDEIAKAKGTVIPEGERQVLQSEIGGKLKRVLVKKGDLVEAGQPLVEFDATFQQTTLDELKSQQVTLSLSVERMNALLDQREPDFSLYSAEYPALVSEQLAQLSAQKALFYQQRVVLEKDSEQIAEQLRSVKKALPSYEKQLQATKQELDILEKGFKAGNISRLRVLEMRQKMASIEQQIAEAIGKRSVLEKQASTNEQKIEQLLAESRSKLSDERSKAVSDLSALNARVRSSEAKVTNTVVTSPLKGLVQSVPSTQVGGVIQPGGVVVEIVPLTGKADFKAKLSPRDIGFVHEGQPARVKVDAFDYSRFGALIGEVEKISPTTSQNERGEIFYEVFISVDEPYFHNDPERFSILPGMTGEADITTGEKSVFQYLWKPIYTNVSVAFGER; this comes from the coding sequence ATGGCTGAACATAAATACGGTGAACTAGTGGAGTCGAGTGTAACGTCAAAATCATTATTGATTGCGACGTGGGCGGTAGCCATTTGCGTGGTCACTTTCGTTGTTTGGTCACTGGTAACTCAAGTGGATGAAATTGCCAAAGCGAAAGGGACAGTCATTCCTGAGGGGGAGCGGCAGGTGTTACAAAGCGAAATTGGAGGAAAACTCAAACGTGTGCTGGTGAAGAAAGGAGATTTAGTAGAAGCGGGACAACCGCTAGTGGAGTTTGATGCAACGTTTCAACAGACAACTTTGGATGAGCTTAAATCCCAACAAGTTACACTGTCGCTTAGTGTAGAAAGAATGAACGCTTTGCTTGATCAAAGAGAGCCTGATTTTTCTTTGTATTCCGCAGAATATCCGGCTTTAGTGAGTGAGCAGCTGGCTCAGTTGAGTGCACAAAAAGCCTTGTTTTATCAACAGCGGGTGGTATTAGAAAAGGATAGTGAACAAATTGCAGAGCAGCTTCGTTCGGTGAAAAAAGCCTTACCCTCTTACGAGAAGCAATTACAGGCGACCAAGCAAGAACTCGATATACTCGAAAAGGGCTTCAAGGCAGGGAACATCTCTCGATTAAGAGTGCTAGAGATGAGACAAAAAATGGCAAGTATTGAGCAGCAAATAGCAGAGGCAATAGGTAAGCGCTCCGTCCTTGAGAAGCAAGCTTCGACCAACGAGCAAAAAATAGAACAGCTGCTGGCAGAGTCTCGTTCAAAACTGAGTGATGAACGCTCAAAAGCTGTTTCAGATTTGTCTGCTTTAAATGCGAGAGTGCGTTCGAGTGAGGCGAAAGTGACAAACACAGTTGTGACCTCACCATTGAAAGGGCTGGTACAAAGCGTTCCCAGTACTCAAGTTGGTGGTGTAATTCAACCTGGTGGCGTAGTGGTAGAAATCGTCCCTTTAACGGGGAAAGCGGACTTTAAAGCTAAGCTATCACCTAGGGATATTGGCTTTGTTCATGAAGGACAACCAGCCCGAGTTAAAGTTGATGCGTTCGATTACAGTCGCTTCGGAGCTTTAATTGGAGAAGTAGAAAAAATTTCACCGACAACCAGTCAGAATGAGCGAGGTGAAATCTTCTATGAAGTCTTTATCTCAGTTGACGAACCCTATTTTCACAATGATCCTGAAAGGTTTTCAATTCTACCGGGTATGACAGGAGAAGCAGATATTACGACAGGCGAAAAGTCCGTATTTCAGTATCTTTGGAAACCGATCTATACCAATGTTAGTGTCGCCTTTGGTGAGCGTTAA